TGGGCCGGCACCGTACGCCTTGACGAGCGGTGGCTCGGAAACCTGGCCACCGTCGTCCTCGGCGGCATCATGCAGGGCGGCGTCTACGCGATGTTCGCGGTGGGGCTCACACTGATCTTCGGCGTGATGCGCATCATCAACGCCGCCCACGGCGAGATGGTGATGATGGGCGCCTATCTCACCTGGGTCGCCTTCTTCTACCTGGGCGTCGATCCGCTGCTGGCGATGGTCCTCACCCTGCCCGTCGCCTTCCTGTTCGGCGTGGCGGTGCAGAAGCTGCTGCTGAACGCCGTCGTGGGGGCGCCCGAGCTGACGGGGCTCCTGATCACCTTCGGCCTCGGCCTCACGATGATCTACACCGCGGAGTTGATCTTCACCACGGACTTCCGGACGATCCCGTACGCCCCCGGAACGGTCCAGCTCACGAGCACCATCGCGGTCGGCCAGAACAGGGTGATCAGCTTCGTGATGGCGGTGGCGATCTCCACCGCCGTCTACCTGTTCTTGAAGCTGAACCGCCTGGGCAAGGCCGTCCGCGCGACCGCCCTGAACGCCGAGGTGGCCATGGTGTGCGGGATCAACGTGCGGCGGATCTATCTCGTCACGACCGGCCTCGCCGCGGCGCTGGCGGTGGCGGGCGGGGCGCTCGTGTCCATTCAGTTCGGGTTCAACCCCGAGACCGGCGTCCTCTACACCCTCCAGGCGTTCGCCATCG
This portion of the Candidatus Methylomirabilota bacterium genome encodes:
- a CDS encoding branched-chain amino acid ABC transporter permease yields the protein WAGTVRLDERWLGNLATVVLGGIMQGGVYAMFAVGLTLIFGVMRIINAAHGEMVMMGAYLTWVAFFYLGVDPLLAMVLTLPVAFLFGVAVQKLLLNAVVGAPELTGLLITFGLGLTMIYTAELIFTTDFRTIPYAPGTVQLTSTIAVGQNRVISFVMAVAISTAVYLFLKLNRLGKAVRATALNAEVAMVCGINVRRIYLVTTGLAAALAVAGGALVSIQFGFNPETGVLYTLQAFAIVILGGRGHYVGALIGGLMLAVLENLVSLMVPNGTAMVELAAYGLMIFVLLIRPGGLMGVKEG